A genomic region of Kribbella sp. NBC_00382 contains the following coding sequences:
- the dnaN gene encoding DNA polymerase III subunit beta, which produces MKFRVERDVLAESVAWAARSLPSRPSVPILAGLLVEAEEGQITLSGFDYETSVRVTVPAQVADTGKCLISGRLVADISKSLPNQPVDISVDGAKAQVTCGTSRFTLQTLPTEEYPALPDLPAASGTVRSDVFAQAVAQVVTAAGREDTLPVLTGVRVEIEGSTISLLATDRYRLAIRELEWNPQSPDASAAALIPARVLSETAKAMTGTDIIVSLAAPGSGEGIVGFEGEVSGGNRRATTRLLDGEFPKVRGIIPTDAAIATRVRIDTATLVEAVKRVALVAERNAPVRLTFSDDTVTLDAGSGDEAQASESIEARVVGEPVTVGFNPTYLLDGLNAIGTPVAHLAFTQATKPAELTGVKDFDGDPISEFRYVLMPVRLNS; this is translated from the coding sequence GCGCAGTTTGCCCAGTCGTCCCAGCGTCCCGATCCTTGCCGGACTGTTGGTCGAGGCCGAAGAAGGCCAGATCACTCTGTCCGGCTTCGACTACGAGACGTCCGTCCGCGTGACCGTCCCGGCTCAGGTGGCCGATACCGGCAAGTGCCTGATCTCCGGCCGGCTGGTCGCCGACATCTCGAAGAGTCTCCCGAATCAGCCCGTGGACATCTCGGTGGACGGTGCGAAGGCGCAAGTCACCTGCGGCACCTCGAGATTCACGCTCCAAACGCTTCCTACAGAGGAATATCCGGCTCTGCCCGATCTTCCGGCCGCCAGCGGCACCGTCCGGAGCGACGTTTTCGCTCAGGCTGTCGCTCAGGTCGTCACCGCGGCCGGTCGCGAAGACACGTTGCCGGTGCTCACCGGCGTACGGGTCGAGATCGAGGGATCCACGATCTCGTTGCTGGCCACCGACCGGTACCGGTTGGCGATCCGCGAGCTCGAATGGAACCCGCAAAGCCCAGATGCCTCTGCTGCAGCCCTTATCCCGGCCCGCGTCCTCTCGGAAACCGCGAAGGCGATGACCGGGACCGACATCATCGTCTCCCTGGCAGCTCCTGGCAGCGGTGAGGGCATCGTCGGATTCGAAGGCGAGGTCTCCGGCGGCAACCGGCGTGCGACCACCCGGTTGCTCGACGGCGAGTTCCCGAAGGTCCGCGGCATCATCCCGACCGACGCGGCGATCGCGACCCGGGTACGGATCGACACCGCGACCCTGGTCGAGGCGGTCAAGCGGGTCGCCCTGGTGGCCGAGCGCAATGCCCCGGTCCGGCTGACGTTCTCCGACGACACCGTGACGCTGGACGCCGGCAGCGGCGACGAAGCGCAGGCGTCGGAGTCGATCGAGGCTCGGGTAGTTGGCGAGCCGGTTACCGTGGGATTCAACCCGACGTACCTGCTCGACGGTCTGAACGCGATCGGCACCCCGGTCGCGCACCTGGCCTTCACGCAGGCGACGAAGCCGGCCGAACTGACCGGCGTGAAGGATTTCGACGGCGACCCGATCAGCGAGTTCCGGTACGTGCTGATGCCGGTCCGCCTGAACAGCTGA
- the gnd gene encoding phosphogluconate dehydrogenase (NAD(+)-dependent, decarboxylating) produces the protein MELGLVGLGKMGGNMRERIRGAGLTVVGFDHNQAISDATDLADMVGQLTATDQPKIVWVMVPVQAIDPVLTELAELLSEGDIVIDGGNSRWTDDIRRAELLSHKGIKFVDCGVSGGVWGLENGYALMCGGETDTITTLMPIFTALKPAGDFGFVHAGQVGAGHFAKMVHNGIEYAIMQAYAEGFELLEAAEIVENVPEAFDSWREGTVIRSWLLDLMVNALKEDTHLDKIRGYADDSGEGRWTVEAAIDHAVPVPAIAASLFARFASRQDDSPAMKAIAAMRNQFGGHAVKGAGEDPSYATPPIQH, from the coding sequence ATGGAGCTCGGCCTTGTCGGTCTCGGCAAGATGGGCGGCAACATGCGCGAGCGGATTCGCGGCGCAGGCCTCACCGTCGTCGGTTTCGATCACAACCAAGCCATCTCCGATGCGACAGACCTGGCCGACATGGTCGGCCAGCTGACCGCGACCGATCAACCGAAAATCGTCTGGGTGATGGTGCCGGTCCAGGCCATCGATCCGGTACTGACCGAGCTCGCTGAGCTCCTCTCCGAGGGCGACATCGTGATCGACGGCGGCAACAGCCGCTGGACCGATGACATCCGGCGCGCCGAACTGCTGTCCCACAAGGGCATCAAGTTCGTCGACTGCGGCGTGTCCGGTGGCGTCTGGGGTCTGGAGAACGGCTACGCGCTGATGTGCGGCGGCGAGACCGACACGATCACCACGCTGATGCCGATCTTCACCGCGCTGAAGCCGGCCGGCGATTTCGGATTCGTGCACGCCGGCCAGGTCGGCGCCGGGCACTTCGCCAAGATGGTCCACAACGGCATCGAGTACGCGATCATGCAGGCGTACGCCGAGGGATTCGAGCTGCTCGAGGCCGCCGAGATCGTCGAGAACGTGCCGGAGGCGTTCGACTCCTGGCGCGAGGGCACGGTGATCCGGTCCTGGCTGCTCGACCTGATGGTCAACGCGCTCAAGGAAGACACCCACCTCGACAAGATCCGCGGCTACGCGGACGACTCGGGTGAGGGTCGCTGGACCGTGGAGGCCGCGATCGACCACGCCGTACCGGTGCCGGCCATCGCCGCGTCGCTGTTCGCGCGGTTCGCGTCCCGCCAGGACGACTCCCCCGCGATGAAGGCGATCGCAGCGATGCGCAACCAGTTCGGTGGCCACGCCGTCAAGGGCGCGGGCGAAGACCCGTCGTACGCGACGCCGCCGATCCAGCACTGA
- the recF gene encoding DNA replication/repair protein RecF (All proteins in this family for which functions are known are DNA-binding proteins that assist the filamentation of RecA onto DNA for the initiation of recombination or recombinational repair.), with protein sequence MFVTALGLIDFRSYQQAEVQLQAGVTAFVGPNGQGKTNLVEAIHYTATLGSHRVANDAPLVRAGAPRAIVRTEIRSDHERDLVVELEINPGRANRARINRSPVPRPREVLGLLRTVLFAPEDLALVKGDPSERRRFLDELLTLRSPRFAGVRQDYERILKQRNSLLKSAAVARRQNRSGGAIEGQLRTLDVWDSHLVTTGAELLAARLDLLESLRPLVSGSYDAVARGKGDARLEYKSSVQLEPGVASREQLAEVLQNAVRDRRNDELDRGVSLVGPHRDDVVLGLGDLPAKGYASHGESWSFALALRLASYELLRSDGGEPVLILDDVFAELDTSRRDRLAELVAPAEQVLVTAAVGADVPAELSGARFDVGEGSVRRA encoded by the coding sequence GTGTTTGTCACCGCGCTCGGACTGATTGACTTCCGGTCGTACCAGCAGGCGGAGGTCCAGCTCCAGGCGGGCGTGACCGCTTTCGTCGGGCCGAACGGGCAGGGCAAGACCAATCTGGTCGAGGCCATCCACTACACCGCGACCCTCGGTTCCCACCGGGTCGCCAACGACGCGCCGCTGGTCCGGGCCGGCGCTCCGCGCGCGATCGTGCGGACCGAGATCCGCTCCGACCACGAACGCGATCTCGTCGTCGAGCTTGAAATCAATCCTGGGAGGGCAAATCGGGCCCGGATCAACCGGTCCCCGGTCCCCCGGCCGCGCGAAGTGCTCGGATTGCTCCGTACGGTGCTTTTTGCGCCCGAGGACCTCGCGCTCGTCAAGGGCGATCCGTCCGAGCGGCGCCGGTTCCTGGACGAGTTGCTCACCCTGCGGTCGCCCCGGTTCGCCGGCGTACGGCAGGACTACGAGCGGATCCTCAAGCAGCGGAACTCGTTGCTGAAGAGCGCCGCGGTGGCCAGACGCCAGAATCGTTCTGGTGGAGCAATCGAGGGCCAACTGCGCACGCTGGACGTCTGGGATTCGCACCTCGTCACCACTGGAGCAGAGCTCCTGGCGGCAAGACTCGATCTGCTGGAATCCCTTCGCCCGTTGGTTTCCGGCTCGTACGACGCTGTTGCCCGGGGCAAGGGTGATGCGCGGCTGGAGTACAAGTCGTCGGTGCAGTTGGAGCCCGGGGTGGCCAGTCGGGAGCAACTTGCTGAGGTGTTGCAGAACGCAGTACGGGACCGGCGGAACGACGAGCTCGATCGTGGTGTCTCGCTGGTCGGGCCGCATCGCGACGACGTAGTACTCGGGCTCGGGGACTTGCCTGCGAAGGGGTATGCGAGTCACGGTGAGTCCTGGTCGTTCGCACTCGCGCTGCGGCTGGCGTCGTACGAGTTGCTGCGGTCGGACGGGGGTGAGCCGGTGCTGATTCTGGATGACGTGTTCGCCGAGCTGGACACCAGCCGGCGCGACCGGCTGGCGGAACTCGTCGCGCCCGCCGAGCAGGTACTCGTCACGGCGGCCGTCGGCGCCGACGTACCGGCGGAGCTGAGCGGCGCCCGGTTCGACGTCGGCGAGGGCTCGGTCCGTCGTGCCTGA
- a CDS encoding DUF721 domain-containing protein has product MPEGPNSVEKGQNSSDSGVESESVEAAEHDKRGLELAKTLASRIKGAGPIQPVKKTRRRRPTGNQVSSARADDRDPQLLTNTLGRLMREQGWEVDVAVHGVMARWPSIVGPEMASHCQPESYTDTELTVRTDSTAWATQVRLLAPDLVRRLNAELGDGTVTRVKVEGPNAPSWRKGPRTVRGGRGPRDTYG; this is encoded by the coding sequence GTGCCTGAAGGCCCGAACTCCGTTGAGAAAGGCCAGAATTCCTCTGACAGCGGCGTCGAGAGCGAGTCCGTCGAGGCGGCCGAGCACGACAAACGCGGCCTCGAGCTGGCAAAAACGCTCGCCAGCCGGATCAAAGGGGCGGGCCCGATCCAGCCTGTCAAGAAGACCCGCCGACGTCGCCCGACCGGAAACCAGGTCAGCAGCGCCCGCGCCGACGACCGCGACCCACAGTTGCTCACCAACACCCTCGGCCGGCTGATGCGCGAACAGGGCTGGGAGGTCGACGTCGCCGTCCACGGCGTGATGGCCCGCTGGCCGTCGATCGTCGGCCCCGAGATGGCCTCCCACTGCCAGCCGGAGAGCTACACGGACACCGAGCTCACCGTCCGTACAGACTCCACCGCATGGGCCACCCAGGTCCGCCTGCTGGCCCCTGACCTGGTCCGCCGCCTCAACGCCGAACTAGGCGACGGCACCGTCACCCGGGTCAAGGTAGAAGGCCCCAACGCCCCCAGCTGGCGCAAGGGCCCGCGCACTGTCCGTGGCGGCCGAGGCCCGCGAGATACCTATGGCTGA